In the genome of Sorangium aterium, one region contains:
- a CDS encoding family 43 glycosylhydrolase, producing MNAEATPLRLRTPPGAPFAFEIAVEVRGPRGFRVIEPGRGARSYALARAEQPDYLDLFEALARDFGARMPLARTPPPPRNGGPTLRPLLTEPVAPEILYGYGDPCVVRVGEGEWRLLVTSNDAPNAFPILASRDLVTWQLTGFVFPEGRAPAWALTGPNQADFWAPEMHRVADAYWLCFTARMQDRSLAIGLARSEGPDGPFNADEAPIVTGDVIDAHILVDARGAPWLVWKKDDNGVWPRKLAALLHREPARVNELFAAPEDQRTAVLALTLWPWAETLEPMEQFFVLQPLIEAATAEFTRFAGRLEKLGGRARGAEAAEIAAIARALRTRIHAQRLSADGRSLEGEPAVILENDQPWEAHLIEGVWITQEGGRYHLLYAGNDFSTAHYGIGAAVADAPTGPYRKSSEVLLSSSAEWWGPGHPSVAIGPDGLHHIFLHAFRPGVAGYKAFRALLAAPIRFEGGVISLDGSWLRRTCLGRERPA from the coding sequence ATGAACGCCGAAGCCACGCCGTTGCGCCTGCGGACGCCGCCCGGCGCGCCGTTCGCCTTCGAGATCGCGGTCGAGGTCCGGGGGCCCCGCGGCTTCCGGGTGATCGAGCCCGGGCGGGGCGCGCGGAGCTATGCGCTCGCCCGGGCGGAGCAGCCGGACTACCTCGACCTCTTCGAGGCGCTGGCGCGGGACTTCGGCGCCCGCATGCCGCTGGCCCGCACCCCGCCGCCGCCGCGGAACGGCGGGCCGACGCTGCGCCCCCTGCTGACCGAGCCGGTCGCGCCGGAGATCCTCTACGGCTATGGCGACCCCTGCGTGGTGCGGGTGGGCGAGGGCGAATGGCGCTTGCTTGTGACCTCGAACGACGCGCCGAACGCCTTTCCCATCCTGGCCTCTCGCGATCTGGTCACCTGGCAGCTGACCGGGTTCGTCTTCCCGGAGGGACGCGCGCCCGCCTGGGCGCTGACCGGTCCCAACCAGGCAGACTTCTGGGCTCCGGAGATGCACCGGGTCGCGGACGCGTACTGGCTCTGCTTCACGGCCCGCATGCAGGACCGCTCGCTCGCGATCGGCCTCGCCAGATCCGAGGGCCCGGATGGCCCGTTCAACGCGGATGAAGCGCCGATCGTCACCGGGGACGTGATCGACGCCCACATCCTCGTGGACGCCCGCGGCGCGCCCTGGCTGGTCTGGAAGAAGGACGACAACGGCGTGTGGCCGCGCAAGCTGGCCGCCTTGCTCCACCGGGAGCCCGCCAGGGTGAACGAGCTCTTCGCCGCCCCGGAGGACCAGCGCACCGCGGTCCTGGCGCTGACGCTGTGGCCGTGGGCGGAGACCCTCGAGCCCATGGAGCAGTTCTTCGTCTTGCAGCCCCTGATCGAGGCGGCGACGGCGGAGTTCACGCGATTCGCGGGGCGGCTCGAGAAGCTCGGGGGGCGCGCGCGCGGCGCGGAAGCGGCGGAGATCGCCGCGATCGCGCGGGCGCTCAGGACCCGCATCCACGCCCAGCGCCTGTCGGCGGACGGCCGCTCGCTGGAAGGGGAGCCCGCCGTCATCCTCGAGAACGATCAGCCCTGGGAGGCGCACCTCATCGAGGGCGTCTGGATCACCCAGGAGGGCGGGCGCTATCACCTGCTCTACGCCGGCAACGACTTCTCGACCGCGCACTACGGCATCGGCGCGGCCGTGGCGGACGCGCCCACGGGGCCCTACCGCAAGTCGTCGGAGGTCCTCCTGAGCTCCAGCGCGGAATGGTGGGGGCCAGGGCACCCGTCCGTGGCGATCGGCCCCGACGGGCTTCACCACATCTTCCTTCACGCCTTCCGCCCGGGGGTGGCGGGATACAAGGCCTTTCGCGCGTTGCTCGCCGCCCCGATCCGCTTCGAGGGCGGCGTCATCTCGCTGGACGGATCCTGGCTCCGGCGGACCTGCCTCGGCCGCGAGCGGCCGGCGTGA
- a CDS encoding DUF2147 domain-containing protein, with the protein MKRFLALWAALGCSLTTSLVLADPLPVTGQWRTIDEQGVEQSVVEIYEKGGKIFGKIVSLKQPLDEKGKPKICTACEGADKNKPIVGLVIIRNMVRDDDEYDDGTILDPNNGETYSCKLEAIEGGKKLKVRGFLGISLLGRTQTWLKK; encoded by the coding sequence ATGAAGAGGTTCCTGGCTCTTTGGGCCGCCTTGGGTTGCTCCCTCACCACGTCGCTCGTGCTCGCGGATCCTCTCCCTGTGACCGGCCAGTGGCGGACGATCGATGAGCAGGGGGTCGAGCAGTCGGTGGTAGAGATCTACGAGAAGGGCGGGAAGATATTCGGCAAGATCGTGAGCCTGAAGCAGCCGCTCGACGAGAAGGGGAAGCCGAAGATCTGCACCGCCTGTGAGGGAGCCGACAAGAACAAGCCCATCGTGGGGCTCGTCATCATCAGGAACATGGTCCGCGATGACGACGAGTACGATGACGGTACGATCCTGGATCCGAACAACGGCGAGACCTATAGCTGCAAGCTCGAGGCGATCGAGGGCGGGAAGAAGCTGAAGGTGCGCGGCTTTTTGGGCATCTCCCTCCTCGGCAGGACCCAGACCTGGCTGAAGAAGTAA
- a CDS encoding STAS domain-containing protein, which translates to MVPEARRAQVRAAARAARPGPGLRARSGGGRDPVVKQRGGLHARSGGPLHELSCPGGARRRVCAEDVLGALVRTQARCGILDHAGVEAIDAATADHLAKISRAVALLGAESRICGIQPAVARAMTAVDAAPADAKTYSTMRSALMSVIRP; encoded by the coding sequence GTGGTTCCGGAAGCGCGACGAGCCCAAGTGAGGGCTGCCGCCCGAGCTGCTCGTCCCGGACCTGGCTTGAGAGCGAGGAGCGGCGGCGGGCGCGATCCTGTCGTCAAACAGCGAGGTGGTCTTCACGCTCGATCCGGGGGGCCGCTTCACGAGCTATCATGTCCCGGAGGAGCTCGCCGACGTGTATGCGCCGAGGATGTCCTCGGCGCGCTCGTGCGGACGCAGGCCCGTTGCGGGATCCTCGATCACGCGGGCGTCGAGGCGATCGACGCCGCCACCGCGGATCACCTCGCGAAGATCTCCCGCGCCGTGGCGCTGCTCGGCGCCGAGAGCCGGATATGCGGCATCCAGCCCGCGGTGGCCAGGGCCATGACGGCGGTGGACGCGGCGCCGGCTGACGCGAAGACCTACAGCACGATGCGGAGCGCGCTCATGTCGGTGATCCGCCCCTAG
- a CDS encoding ketopantoate reductase family protein, giving the protein MKIAILGPGAIGSTFAWHLSRAGHDVTVVARGARLRWLEEERAIVRGDGERAGVTVASSLDAATPWDIVLVTVLSPQVAAVLPALRASAARRVMFMFNTFERLEPLRDAVGAERFRFGFPGGVFTLLIDGRIHPQVRAGTTVDDADVAQLFNAAGVPTVVERDMQSWLRSHAAMVAPLMSIGVIVHARGAGVTWEEAATHARAFAAGFEIVRAHGNAILPTAIGVSARLPRVVVTALLWMMSRTKMSSDLGRLGAAEPRMLIDMMNTAAPQLAAPLLAIRP; this is encoded by the coding sequence ATGAAGATCGCGATTCTGGGGCCTGGTGCTATCGGGAGCACGTTTGCGTGGCATCTGTCGCGGGCTGGGCACGACGTCACGGTCGTGGCTCGTGGCGCGCGCCTCCGCTGGCTCGAGGAGGAGCGGGCCATCGTGCGAGGCGACGGCGAACGCGCAGGCGTGACGGTCGCCTCCTCGCTCGACGCCGCCACGCCGTGGGACATCGTGCTCGTCACGGTGCTCTCACCGCAGGTCGCGGCCGTGCTGCCGGCCCTGCGCGCGAGCGCGGCACGGCGCGTGATGTTCATGTTCAACACCTTCGAGCGGCTGGAGCCGCTGCGCGACGCCGTCGGGGCCGAGCGATTCCGCTTCGGGTTCCCGGGCGGCGTGTTCACGCTCCTCATCGACGGTCGGATTCACCCGCAGGTGCGGGCGGGCACCACGGTCGACGACGCCGACGTGGCGCAGCTGTTCAACGCGGCCGGCGTCCCCACGGTCGTCGAGCGCGACATGCAGAGCTGGCTTCGCAGCCACGCGGCGATGGTCGCGCCGCTGATGTCTATCGGCGTGATCGTCCATGCCCGCGGCGCGGGCGTGACGTGGGAGGAAGCCGCGACCCACGCGCGCGCCTTCGCGGCCGGATTCGAGATCGTGCGCGCCCACGGCAACGCCATCCTCCCGACGGCCATCGGCGTGTCGGCGAGGCTCCCCCGCGTCGTCGTGACGGCGCTGCTCTGGATGATGAGCCGCACGAAGATGTCGAGCGATCTCGGCAGGCTCGGGGCCGCGGAGCCCCGGATGCTCATCGACATGATGAACACGGCCGCTCCCCAGCTCGCGGCCCCGCTCCTGGCCATCCGGCCGTAG
- a CDS encoding LysR family transcriptional regulator, producing MKTRTPSWDDLRILLAVHRDKSFLAAGKALGVAPSTVARRVEALERTLGRPVVHRANDGTRLDAHALRLVALAEELELGLASLVRDGGDAEVSGTVRVSLPEGFIRPIVPALARLRAKHAALAVELISESRVADLARGEADVGIRIVRSTSPSIVSKFLGRASTGLFASRAYVDRRLPGAKLPRDLAGLHEWVGFDDSLDRLPHQVWLREYGASRFVFRSNSAIAIERAVLEGMGIGLLSEMQGRTFPGLVQLDLEASPPHVDVFLAFHRDARKTPRVRVVVKEIEAETRRQLG from the coding sequence ATGAAGACCAGGACCCCCTCGTGGGACGACCTCCGCATCTTGCTCGCGGTCCACCGGGACAAGAGCTTCCTCGCCGCCGGCAAGGCGCTCGGCGTCGCGCCTTCGACCGTCGCCCGCCGCGTCGAGGCGCTCGAGCGCACGCTCGGACGCCCCGTCGTACATCGCGCCAACGACGGCACGCGGCTCGACGCTCACGCGCTCCGGCTGGTGGCGCTCGCCGAGGAGCTCGAGCTCGGGCTCGCGTCGCTCGTCCGCGACGGGGGCGACGCAGAGGTCTCGGGCACGGTGCGCGTGTCGCTGCCCGAAGGCTTCATCCGTCCCATCGTACCGGCGCTCGCGCGGCTGCGCGCCAAGCACGCCGCGCTGGCCGTCGAGCTCATCTCGGAGTCGCGCGTCGCCGATCTCGCGCGCGGAGAGGCCGACGTGGGCATCCGGATCGTCCGCTCCACGTCGCCGTCGATCGTCTCCAAGTTCCTCGGGCGAGCGAGCACCGGGCTGTTCGCATCGCGCGCCTACGTCGACCGGAGGCTCCCGGGCGCGAAGCTCCCGCGCGACCTGGCCGGGCTGCATGAATGGGTCGGCTTCGACGACTCGCTCGATCGCCTGCCCCATCAGGTGTGGCTCCGCGAGTACGGCGCGAGCCGCTTCGTGTTCCGCTCGAACTCCGCGATCGCCATCGAACGAGCGGTGCTGGAGGGGATGGGCATCGGCCTGCTGAGCGAGATGCAGGGCAGGACGTTCCCCGGCCTCGTGCAGCTCGATCTGGAGGCGTCGCCTCCGCACGTGGACGTCTTCCTCGCCTTTCATCGCGACGCAAGGAAAACGCCGCGAGTCCGGGTGGTGGTGAAGGAGATCGAAGCGGAGACGCGCCGGCAGCTCGGCTGA
- a CDS encoding SDR family oxidoreductase, with the protein MDALAAVAQERREGGSRHTSIGTRLFGRAIRAYGPHMTKSMRVFVTGATGWIGTAVLKELRGAGHSVLGMAHSDAGADKLKAQGVEVVRGDLRDPRGLVEGVRATDATIHLAFHMDFSDFPRINQIDRDAIRAMLDAMAGTNKAFVGTNGTLVVSKPGKVALEADESPASSPLSVRLQAERLVVDAAKRGVRGSVIRLAPTVHGAGDKGFIAMLIDIAREKKAAGYVDEGNHHWPAVHRDDAARLYRLAVESAPPGSVLHGTAEEGITMRAIAEAISKGTGAPTKSVPAAEAGAHFGWMSMVVGLDNRTSSEATRELLGWKPEQPGLLDDMRAHYF; encoded by the coding sequence ATGGACGCGCTCGCGGCGGTCGCGCAGGAACGTCGGGAGGGTGGTAGTCGCCATACCAGTATAGGGACCCGTCTTTTCGGACGAGCAATCCGAGCGTACGGTCCTCACATGACCAAGTCAATGCGAGTGTTCGTCACCGGCGCGACCGGCTGGATCGGTACGGCGGTGCTGAAGGAGCTCCGTGGGGCCGGCCACAGCGTCCTCGGCATGGCGCACAGCGATGCGGGCGCCGACAAGTTGAAGGCGCAAGGCGTGGAGGTTGTTCGCGGCGACCTCAGGGACCCGAGAGGCCTCGTCGAGGGCGTCCGCGCGACCGATGCGACGATCCACCTGGCGTTCCACATGGACTTCTCGGACTTCCCGAGGATCAACCAGATCGATCGCGACGCGATCCGCGCGATGCTCGACGCGATGGCGGGCACGAACAAGGCGTTCGTCGGCACGAACGGCACGCTGGTGGTTTCGAAGCCCGGCAAGGTCGCGCTCGAGGCGGACGAGTCGCCGGCGAGCTCGCCGCTCTCGGTCCGGTTGCAGGCCGAACGTCTCGTGGTCGATGCTGCGAAGCGTGGAGTGCGCGGCAGTGTCATTCGGCTGGCTCCAACGGTGCACGGCGCCGGCGACAAGGGCTTCATCGCGATGCTGATCGACATCGCGCGCGAGAAGAAGGCCGCTGGTTACGTCGACGAGGGCAACCATCACTGGCCCGCGGTGCATCGCGACGACGCGGCGCGGCTGTACCGGCTTGCCGTCGAGAGCGCACCGCCGGGATCCGTGTTGCACGGCACCGCCGAGGAAGGCATCACGATGCGCGCGATCGCGGAGGCGATCAGCAAAGGCACCGGTGCGCCGACGAAGAGCGTGCCGGCCGCGGAGGCAGGCGCTCACTTCGGATGGATGTCGATGGTCGTCGGGCTCGATAACCGGACATCGAGCGAGGCGACCCGTGAGCTACTCGGCTGGAAGCCGGAGCAGCCGGGCCTGCTCGACGATATGCGCGCTCACTACTTCTGA
- a CDS encoding helix-turn-helix transcriptional regulator: MATTTLPTFLRDRRERVHPGTTARRRTPGLRREEVAARAGVSVTWYTWLEQGRGGVPSDDVLERLARALELDDTNREMLFLLAHDRPPPRKPAPPVAVTPSLQLVLDNISVPAFVKTPTFQIVAWNRAAVAVIGDYAAVPERDRNLLRRVFQPGSEDRVHDVDDVRRTCLASFRVDIARAGQSDEATALIDELMATSPDFRRLWDEGEIRSHGGFQKRLVRPDVGEIVLESSVFHVEGSDGLSMFVFSPANEASARAIAQLVQRSGA, translated from the coding sequence ATGGCGACTACCACCCTCCCGACGTTCCTGCGCGACCGCCGCGAGCGCGTCCATCCGGGAACGACCGCACGCCGACGCACCCCCGGATTGCGCCGCGAGGAGGTCGCCGCTCGAGCCGGCGTGAGCGTCACCTGGTACACGTGGCTCGAACAAGGTCGCGGCGGCGTGCCGTCGGACGACGTGCTCGAGCGCCTCGCCCGCGCCCTCGAGCTCGACGACACGAACCGCGAGATGCTGTTCCTGCTCGCGCACGACCGTCCGCCGCCGCGCAAGCCCGCGCCGCCCGTGGCGGTCACGCCGTCGCTCCAGCTCGTGCTCGACAACATCTCCGTCCCCGCCTTCGTGAAGACGCCGACGTTCCAGATCGTCGCGTGGAATCGCGCGGCGGTCGCGGTGATCGGCGATTACGCGGCGGTACCGGAGCGCGACCGCAACTTGCTGCGCCGGGTCTTCCAGCCGGGTTCAGAAGACAGGGTGCACGACGTCGACGACGTTCGCCGTACCTGTCTCGCGTCGTTTCGCGTCGACATCGCGCGTGCCGGCCAATCTGACGAGGCGACGGCGCTGATCGACGAATTGATGGCGACGAGCCCCGACTTTCGCCGTCTGTGGGACGAAGGTGAGATCCGGTCGCACGGCGGGTTCCAGAAGCGGCTCGTCCGTCCCGATGTCGGCGAGATCGTGCTCGAGTCGTCGGTGTTCCACGTCGAGGGCAGCGACGGCCTCTCGATGTTCGTGTTCTCACCCGCGAACGAGGCAAGCGCGCGCGCCATCGCGCAGCTGGTCCAACGGTCCGGAGCCTGA
- a CDS encoding N-acyl-D-amino-acid deacylase family protein — MDFDLVISRGTILDGSGQPRYMADLGIQKGRVAAIAGPGALAGGRTLDASGLAVAPGFIDVHSHIDWLLALPDHEDVLAPMVAQGITTVVAGNCGHSPAPVTEASIPLVEHSAEILKDGALAYRWRSMGELLTALEAGGLLVNAALLVGHGTLRQAVMGNSAAPPSSEQMDALCALARASIREGAFGLSAGLAYTPGVFARRHELLTLLRTVADEGGVFTVHGRAYTWISPFYRPLLLGPPHNLRSVRELLGLAEESGAKIQLSHQIFIGRRTWPTVPWVLRAIERAVDRGVDAAFDAFPYTVGNTTVNALFPAWVLDDFRARIDDPAILRRLRREFAMFRRLLGLSYADIRLLWGGAPELAELEGLDFEAIAGRLGASEFDAYVHVARVSDGRARVLLNTYSGVDAHDEPLRAVLSHPLCAFETDAILTRRGRHNPASFGTFPRVLGHYSRDLGLFRLEEAVRRMTSLPAERIGLRDVGRILPGHWADLVVFDPATVADNTTPRRADAPPSGIRAVLITGEVVAQDGALTSKTRQGRLLRR; from the coding sequence ATGGACTTCGATCTCGTCATCTCGCGGGGAACGATCCTCGATGGCAGCGGCCAGCCTCGCTACATGGCGGACCTGGGGATCCAGAAGGGCAGGGTCGCCGCGATCGCCGGGCCAGGCGCGCTCGCGGGAGGGCGGACGCTCGACGCGAGCGGGCTCGCCGTCGCGCCCGGCTTCATCGACGTTCACTCGCACATCGACTGGCTCCTCGCGCTGCCCGACCACGAGGACGTCCTCGCGCCGATGGTCGCCCAGGGCATCACGACCGTGGTGGCCGGCAATTGCGGTCATTCCCCTGCCCCGGTCACCGAGGCGTCGATTCCGCTGGTGGAGCACTCCGCGGAGATCCTGAAGGACGGCGCGCTCGCCTACCGGTGGCGCTCGATGGGCGAGCTGCTGACCGCCCTCGAGGCCGGCGGGCTGCTCGTCAATGCGGCGCTCCTCGTCGGCCACGGCACGCTCCGCCAGGCGGTCATGGGCAACAGCGCCGCTCCCCCGAGCTCGGAGCAGATGGACGCGCTCTGCGCGCTCGCGCGCGCGTCGATCCGCGAGGGCGCGTTCGGGCTCTCGGCCGGGCTGGCCTACACGCCCGGGGTCTTCGCGCGAAGGCACGAGCTCCTGACGCTGCTCCGGACGGTGGCCGACGAAGGGGGCGTGTTCACGGTCCACGGCCGGGCCTACACGTGGATATCGCCGTTCTACAGGCCGCTTCTCCTCGGCCCGCCGCACAACCTCCGCTCGGTCCGCGAGCTGCTCGGCCTGGCCGAGGAGAGCGGCGCGAAGATCCAGCTCTCGCACCAGATCTTCATCGGCCGGCGGACGTGGCCCACGGTGCCGTGGGTGCTCCGGGCGATCGAGCGGGCCGTGGACAGAGGGGTCGACGCCGCCTTCGACGCGTTCCCCTACACGGTCGGCAACACCACGGTGAACGCCCTCTTCCCCGCCTGGGTGCTCGACGACTTCCGCGCCCGCATCGACGACCCCGCCATCCTCCGCCGGCTCCGGCGGGAGTTCGCGATGTTCCGGCGGCTCCTCGGGCTCTCCTATGCCGACATCCGGCTGCTCTGGGGCGGAGCGCCGGAGCTCGCGGAGCTCGAGGGGCTCGATTTCGAGGCGATCGCGGGGCGCCTCGGCGCGAGCGAGTTCGACGCCTATGTGCACGTCGCCCGCGTGAGCGACGGCAGGGCGCGCGTCCTCCTGAACACGTACTCGGGGGTCGATGCGCACGACGAGCCGCTCCGGGCCGTGCTCTCGCACCCGCTCTGCGCGTTCGAGACCGACGCGATCCTCACCCGGCGCGGCCGGCACAACCCGGCGTCGTTCGGCACGTTTCCCCGGGTGTTAGGTCACTACAGCCGCGACCTCGGCCTGTTCCGGCTCGAGGAGGCCGTGCGCCGGATGACGTCGCTGCCCGCCGAGCGGATCGGCCTCCGCGACGTGGGGCGCATCTTGCCCGGGCACTGGGCGGATCTCGTCGTGTTCGATCCGGCCACGGTGGCGGACAACACGACGCCGCGGCGGGCCGACGCGCCGCCGTCGGGGATCCGCGCCGTCCTGATCACCGGCGAGGTGGTGGCGCAGGACGGCGCGCTGACCAGCAAGACCCGGCAGGGGCGCCTCCTGCGCAGGTAG
- a CDS encoding glycosyltransferase family 2 protein translates to MDRTASAPRGGRLSLRPLAERPRCSIVIPCYNEERYIEDVLRCALQQRYPPELLEIFVVDGGSTDRTRELAGRVAAKDPRVTLLHNPDRIQAAAMNIGIRRARGEVIVRMDAHADYAGDYVAASVAALRRTGALNAGGAARPRHRNGFQRALCVALSSPLGVGGSAYRDPSREGFVESVFNGAFRREAFEIAGLYDPAAVTNEDAELNQRIIEAGGAVYLSREIVAYYYPRSSFAALARQYFAYGKGRARTLLCRRRFLSLRPALPFCMVTAFALLAVASALLPAVRPALALASLAYAALVIAESLRLARRASPRDFPLLCAIFPAVHAAHGLGFWAGLLRGARGGAGRREAERLPAP, encoded by the coding sequence ATGGATCGAACAGCGAGCGCGCCTCGAGGCGGGCGTCTCTCTCTGCGCCCGCTCGCCGAGCGGCCGCGGTGCAGCATCGTCATTCCCTGTTACAACGAGGAGCGCTACATCGAGGACGTCCTCCGCTGCGCCCTCCAGCAGCGTTATCCTCCAGAGCTCCTCGAGATCTTCGTGGTCGACGGCGGCTCGACCGACAGGACACGGGAGCTCGCCGGCCGCGTCGCGGCCAAAGATCCACGGGTGACGCTCCTCCACAACCCCGACCGGATCCAGGCCGCGGCGATGAACATCGGCATTCGCCGGGCGCGAGGTGAGGTGATCGTCCGGATGGACGCCCACGCCGACTACGCGGGCGACTACGTGGCTGCGTCGGTCGCGGCGCTCCGGAGGACCGGCGCCCTCAACGCGGGCGGCGCGGCGCGGCCGCGCCACCGGAACGGCTTTCAGCGAGCGCTCTGCGTCGCGCTCTCGAGCCCTCTCGGCGTGGGCGGCTCGGCGTACCGGGACCCGTCGCGCGAGGGGTTCGTCGAGTCCGTGTTCAACGGGGCTTTCCGGCGCGAGGCGTTCGAGATCGCCGGCCTCTACGACCCGGCCGCCGTCACCAACGAGGACGCCGAGCTGAACCAGCGCATCATCGAGGCCGGCGGCGCGGTCTATCTGTCCCGGGAGATCGTCGCCTATTACTACCCGCGGTCGTCGTTCGCCGCGCTCGCCCGGCAGTATTTCGCGTATGGCAAGGGGCGCGCGCGCACGCTGCTGTGCCGCCGCAGGTTCCTGTCGCTCCGGCCGGCGCTGCCGTTCTGCATGGTGACGGCCTTCGCGCTGCTCGCGGTCGCGTCAGCGCTCCTGCCGGCGGTCCGCCCGGCGCTGGCGCTCGCCTCGCTCGCCTATGCCGCGCTCGTGATCGCGGAGTCGCTCCGGCTCGCGCGGCGCGCCTCGCCGCGCGATTTCCCCCTGCTCTGCGCCATCTTCCCCGCTGTGCACGCCGCGCACGGGCTCGGCTTCTGGGCCGGCCTGCTCCGCGGCGCGAGGGGCGGCGCCGGCCGGCGCGAGGCCGAGCGCCTTCCGGCGCCGTGA
- a CDS encoding methylthioribulose 1-phosphate dehydratase encodes MSVRGTSFASFSSVAAELIELSRFCHERGWTPATSGNFSARLGDGTLAITASGRPKGTLGVSDIVVVNADGRLTGPSAARPSAETALHCQLYRHDSEIGAVAHTHSRAATVLSRRCAQEGYVTLSGYEVAKALSGMTTHTATVLLPVFVNTQDIRKLAEDVDAFMSAHPPVYGYLIAGHGLYTWGSDIASTIRHIEAIEFMLDCALLEGGLS; translated from the coding sequence GTGAGCGTACGCGGGACGTCGTTTGCATCGTTCTCCTCGGTCGCGGCCGAGCTCATCGAGCTGTCCCGCTTTTGCCATGAGCGCGGCTGGACGCCGGCCACGAGTGGCAATTTCTCCGCGCGGCTCGGCGACGGCACCCTCGCGATCACGGCGTCCGGGCGGCCCAAGGGCACGCTCGGCGTGTCGGACATCGTGGTCGTCAATGCGGACGGCCGCCTGACCGGGCCCTCGGCGGCCCGCCCGTCGGCCGAGACGGCGCTGCACTGCCAGCTTTACCGGCACGACAGCGAGATCGGCGCCGTCGCGCACACCCATTCGCGGGCGGCGACGGTGCTGTCGCGGCGGTGCGCGCAAGAGGGGTACGTGACCCTCTCGGGCTACGAGGTGGCGAAGGCGCTCTCCGGGATGACGACGCACACCGCCACGGTGCTCCTCCCCGTGTTCGTCAACACGCAGGACATCCGGAAGCTGGCCGAGGACGTCGATGCGTTCATGTCGGCGCATCCGCCCGTGTACGGCTACCTCATCGCAGGTCACGGGCTGTACACGTGGGGATCGGACATCGCCAGCACCATCCGCCACATCGAGGCGATCGAGTTCATGCTGGACTGTGCGCTGCTGGAAGGAGGGTTATCATGA
- a CDS encoding 1,2-dihydroxy-3-keto-5-methylthiopentene dioxygenase, which yields MSRLRVYRESDPTRADEYTTLEDIARVAAGAQIRFERWSAERPLPPGTAQEQVLEAYAGPVKRLSEACGFVTADVVSVSPSTPNHADLRRKFLDEHIHTEDEARFFVEGRGLFCIHHGERVLAFLVEKGDLISVPAGTRHWFDMGPEPSFTCIRWFSDPRGWVAEHTGSDIASRFPRLEA from the coding sequence ATGAGCCGATTGCGGGTTTACCGGGAGAGCGACCCGACGAGGGCCGACGAATACACGACGCTCGAGGACATCGCCCGCGTCGCCGCCGGGGCGCAGATCCGCTTCGAGCGCTGGTCCGCCGAGCGCCCGCTGCCGCCGGGGACGGCGCAGGAGCAGGTGCTCGAGGCGTACGCGGGGCCGGTGAAGCGGCTCTCCGAGGCGTGCGGGTTCGTGACGGCGGATGTCGTGTCGGTGTCGCCGAGCACCCCCAACCACGCCGACCTCAGGCGCAAGTTCCTGGACGAGCACATCCACACCGAGGACGAGGCGCGCTTCTTCGTCGAGGGACGAGGGCTGTTCTGCATCCATCACGGCGAGCGCGTGCTCGCGTTCCTCGTCGAGAAGGGCGATCTCATCAGCGTACCGGCCGGGACGCGGCACTGGTTCGACATGGGGCCGGAGCCCTCGTTCACCTGCATCCGGTGGTTCTCCGACCCGAGGGGGTGGGTCGCCGAGCACACCGGGTCGGACATCGCGTCGCGCTTCCCGCGGCTCGAGGCGTGA
- the mtnC gene encoding acireductone synthase — protein MAALPARAVLVDIEGTTTDVRFVHDTLFSVARRDMAAYVSAHAGSPEVEAARRAVARERGESEQAVSDGELAAALLAWIDQDRKETTLKALQGKIWRSAYESGGLRSHVYADVAPALRRWRDLGVTLAVFSSGSVEAQELLFRHTTAGDLTGLFTAFFDTTTGPKREAGAYQRIAEALGLQPGEVLFLSDIVAELDAAAAAGMRTAQLLRPGTARDAESRHAVAERFDDIAP, from the coding sequence GTGGCGGCGCTCCCTGCGCGCGCGGTGCTCGTCGACATCGAGGGGACGACGACGGACGTGCGCTTCGTGCACGACACGCTGTTCTCCGTGGCGCGCCGGGACATGGCCGCGTACGTCTCGGCGCACGCCGGGAGCCCGGAGGTCGAGGCAGCCCGGCGCGCGGTCGCGCGCGAGCGGGGCGAGAGCGAGCAGGCGGTGAGCGACGGCGAGCTCGCTGCGGCGCTGCTCGCGTGGATCGACCAGGATCGCAAGGAGACGACGCTGAAGGCGCTCCAGGGCAAGATCTGGCGCAGCGCCTACGAGTCGGGGGGGCTCCGGAGCCACGTCTACGCAGACGTGGCGCCGGCGCTGCGGAGATGGCGAGACCTCGGGGTGACGCTCGCCGTGTTCAGCTCCGGGTCCGTCGAGGCGCAGGAGCTCCTCTTCCGGCACACGACGGCCGGCGATCTCACCGGCCTGTTCACGGCGTTCTTCGATACGACGACCGGGCCGAAGCGAGAGGCGGGCGCTTACCAGCGGATCGCGGAGGCGCTCGGGCTGCAGCCGGGAGAGGTGCTGTTCCTGTCCGACATCGTGGCTGAGCTCGACGCGGCGGCGGCGGCGGGGATGCGCACGGCGCAGCTGCTCCGGCCGGGGACGGCGCGGGACGCGGAGAGCCGCCACGCCGTCGCGGAGCGCTTCGACGACATCGCGCCGTAG